TAATGATTGCTATTATAATCAGTGCTGTTCCCCGCAGTCGGGTATGATGGACGTGTCGTGATTCAGGGACCATGTCCTCCAACTGCAAATTCTAGGTCTCCGCGCGTCAAGCTACAAAGGCGGTCGTACCTGGCAGGCGAGTCGTTGCATTAAAGTCCTACTCTTGTATTGGTAGAATGTACATCAAACAGGCTTTGTAAGGTCTTGGCACTAGAGCAAGCCACGACTCGAGCATGCCTTGACAGCTGGAAAACAACGAGATATATGCTTGCATGGCAGGGTAGCCTGGAATATTCTCATTGAGATCTAGACGGAAGTCAAGCAAGAAACGGATCTGAGCAACCGTTTtacagcagcaggccagctcCAAGCCATACACAGTGAGACTGCAGCATCTGCCACAAGCAGTATAACGCTATGTATAAACTCAATTCTATAAACTACACTAAAACTCCAAACTTGCCGCCCATATATCCAAGCCAGCTCAGCATCTATGCTGTGAATTAATACAACCAATTCTCGCCAATTATGGTTCGACGGCTCAACAAAGGAAATACTATGACGGCTCAAAAAacggcaagaaaaaaaacaaatctaGCTCAACCCAACACAAAGCTTGCTCTTCTTGCAGACTGCCTTGGTCAGCGTCTGCACGCTTCCACTGCTCAACAGCTCCAACACTTGCATGTTGGCCTCGAACTCCCGCGTGATAAAGTTGCGAATCTCAATGGCCACCAGCGAGTCGAGCGGGTAGTGCGTCAAGCTCCTGGTCACGTCAATCTCGTCCGCCTCCATCATGAGCACCGACGAGATCTTGTCGACCAGGCCTGCGCAGAccgcctcctccgcctcggccagcgACGTTGCGGCCTTGACTGCTGCACCTGGCGATAGCGACGCCGTGGCAGAGTCGCCTCCGTTTGCCGCCAGctcggccgcctcggcgGTCAACCGCAGCGTCTTGAACTTGGCATCCGTGGCCCAGAAAGGCTTGGTAGGCGTGGGCGGGATGCGCATACCAGTGATGACGTGACCGTTGCAGACGTTCGTCTTGCCCTCGATGCAAGCCCCGATGAGAGCCAAGACCTCGGCCTCGCAGATTGTACTGTCGGCACCCAGGTTCTTGGCCACCTCTGCAGCACGCTCGGCGTCACCGTCGGCGAGGTATCCAGCATCCGAAACGGCAGTCAGGTCCAAAGACGCGGCGGGCAGACCTGCGGCAAGGCGGTGCTGCACCAAGGCGTTGAGGAACGTGTTGGCGGCCGCATATGCGGCCTGACCTCTGTTGCCGACGGCACCGGCTGCGGATGAGATGGCGATGAAGAAGTCGACGGGGCAAGAGTTGGCAGCCAGGGCGTGGTGGAAGTTCCAGGCGCCAGCGACCTTGGACTCGATGACGGTGGTGTAATCGGTGTATGCCATTTTCTCAAAGAGGACATCCTGTGGAGTGTTAGTGAGTGTTGATACGAGGCTGATGGGCGCTGTAACTTACCCTCAAAACCATGGCTCCGTGAACAATACCTCGGACTGGAGGCAGATCACTCAGTCCCTTGAACAGCTCGTCGACGCTAGCCTTGTTGGCAACATCGCAGCGCTTGACAATCACCTGGGATCCGGCCTCGCTTGCGGCATCGATCAGCTGCTTGACTTGTCCGGTGGCCGAACCGCTACGGGAGAGAAGGACGACATTGCCGGCACCGTTGTCGACCATCCACTTGGCCATGCTGCGACCGAGACCACCAGTTCCACCGATGAGCAGGTAGGTGCCGTCGGAGCGGAGAATCTTCTTGGTGACCTTGGAGGGTGTGGCCTGGAAGGAGTTAGCAGGGATGCGAGTATGGAGTGGATGCTGATAACTTACCATTACCATGTCGTCAGCGCCCAGAACAACCACCGACTTTCCACAGGATGTCTTGCTGGCGCTCTTGAGAGCATCTTGAACCTCAGACACAGCAAAGACGGTGGCCTCTACAGGAGTAGCCTGGCCCTGACCAACCAACTTGGCAACACTGTCAACCAGCCTCTTGAGAATGGCAGGGCGCTCGGCAGCAAGGCATTGAATGTCAACGTTGACAAACGATGCGTTGCTTGGTCGACCATCAGTGCTCAGATCGAGACGAGACGATCCTTCAGAGACGTTGACAAGACAGCCGAATCGATCCAGGCAGTCCCAGCTCTCACGAACAACCTCGGCGTCTGATCGGATGGAAATGACAACATCTACACCCTCACCGGCAGTTGCTTCTCGGATAGCTGATCCAAAGCCTACGCCGCGGTTGTAAAAGATGCGGTCCTCAGACACGGAGAACTTGGTCATGATCAGCTTCTTCTCGGCAGCAGAGGACACGGTGACAAACACCTCGGCGTCGCGGAGCTGGGCGAGGCAGACGGCAGCTTGGCCAACAGCACTGGCAGCAGAGTGGATGAGGACGCTCTGGCCCGATGAAAGCCTAGCCTGCTCAAGAGCGTGGTGGGCGGTCACATAGGCAAAGGGCAACGTCGCAGCCTGGGAAAAGTCCATAGCCTGAGGGATCGGGATGGTGTTGGCGGCAGAGGCTCGTGTGACGGTCGAGTAAGCACCGCTGGAGAGGGTCAGTGCGGCAACGCGATCACCCTTCTTGACGGAGGTGACATTGGCGCCGACCCGGGTGACAATACCAGCTGCCTCGGATCCAACAGGAGCAGGCGACTCGGCAGTGCTCTTGGCCAGTTGCTGAGCATCACTGGCGTTGACACCCACAGCCTTGACCTCAATCTCGACCTCGTCAGCGCCGAGAGTGTCGATCGTGGCGTCGACAAAGTGCAGCGTCTTGCCACCAACCATCTTCAGCTGGCGACCCTCTTGGGCAAACGGCTGCTTCTCGAGGATGTCGGGGTTGGTGCGCTTGTGCACGTAGGCGTTCGTCTCTGCATCATCCAGGATCCTGGGGGTGAAGAGCTTGCCTCCACGCTCCATAAACTCCATCTCCTTGGTTGCGCTCAAACCACCATTGAAGGCGATCTTGAACACGTCCAGGATGGACTTGGAAACGTGGGCGGTGGAAGCCTCGATGGAATCCAGGTCGAGTGTCGCAAACGGCAGCAGAGTCTCTGACCTGACCGAACGAGAAAGACCACAGACCATGTTGGAGTCGGGAGAGGTTGCCTTGTCGTAAGCCCCACGCACAACCCAGAGGAGACCCTGAACAGAGCCGATGAGCTTCTGCACGGCTTCAAACTGCTGCTCCGTAGGGTCGGCAAGGAAAGGCATGTCAATCTCGGTCAAGACGATGCAGACCTTGCCCTCGGTCTCGATGTGGCCAAGTGTGCCCATTGCCACAGGCGAAGTAGATGTGGCCTTTTCGATAATATCGGCCAGTGCGCGGGCAAGGGTGTGCTGGAAGGCGGTGTCACCATGTACAATGACAATCTCGGCCTCGGGCAGCGTGTTGGAGTCGGCAGGGGTACCGTTGACGAGGGCGGGCTTCAGAACCTGCTCCCACTCGAGCTTGTAGCAAAGCTCACGCGGGGTGCTAGAGTCGGTCTCACCCTCACCGTCGATGATGGGCGCAACCTTGAGGTCCTCAATCTCGACGAGGAGCTGGCCGTCCTGGGTGGTGGCCATGACAGAGACGCTGGTGGCACGGGGCTCCTCGCAGGGCTGGGCGAACTCTGCCTTGCCAAAAGCGCGAATCGTCTTGCCAGGAGCGTTGGTGTGAGCTGTCACCTCGCGCGAGATGGAGACCTTGCCAACAGAGGATGGCAGGTAGACTGTGTCGGGAGATGTGCGACCGgcgccaaggatgggccAGTACATCTGGACCAGAGACTCGAGCACACTGGGGTGCAACACCGACTCGGTCATGTAGTGGTTTGGCATATCGACAGCAATGTCGGTGGCAACGATATCGGCAGATGCCTTTGTGTTGGAAGCCTTGCATGCCTTGACGCCCTGGAAGGCAGCACCAAATGTCACGCCCAGATCTTCCAGacagttgtacatgtcgacCTCGGCAACGTCGACGGCATCCTCGCCCATGGTGGAAGCAGCTTCTACCCTGCGACGAATAGCCTGCTTTTGACGCTCGCCGTCAACTTCGTTGTCGTCGTCTGACAAGGCGGCAACCTCTCCAGTGCAGTGCTCGGCCCAGCCACCGTTCTTGGTCCAGCTGGCAATGCGGAACTGCCTCCATCCGGCCTGGTGCTTCTGGGAGTCGGAGTGTGGCCTGAGGCTGATGTCCATCTCAACGTCGCCGTCTCCCATGGCCAACGGCTTGGAGACGACAACTCGGCGCAGCTCGAACCTGTCGTACTTGGCCTCTCTCTTCAGAGCCTGTTGGGCTGCAGCCTCGAGGGCCATGGCCACGAAGCCGGAAAAGGGAAAGATGGTCAGAGACTGGATGCGGTGGTGCCTCAGCCACGGCAGGTCATCGAGAGCCACAATGTTGCGCCATGTAGGCTCAACATCGGTAGAGTAGATGGCCTCGACACCAATAAGATCGTTGCGCGGGAACTTGCGGAACTTGTGCATCTCGGTCATGCGCGACTCGTGCCAGTATTTGGACGAATGGTTCCACACATAGCGCGGGAGATCGGTGAGCAGTGTGGGCTGCTTGGCGGCCGAAGTGTGCAGGTTCAACGGAATGGTCGAAGTAGCCGGGGCGTGGAGGTGGCTGGGGAAGTTGACAGCATCCATGTTGAGGAATGCACCCTTCATGAAGAGGTTACCAGCCAGGTCAAGGGCCGTGTCGACGGCATCCTTGTTGCGGACCAAAGCCGAAGCGTAGGGGAGCTTGGGGCGACCAGCAGCGGCGAGGATCTGCTTGATGGGACCTTGAAGAGCCGAGTGAGGACCAATCTCGATAAGGGTGCTGACACCGTCCTCGGGCTTGGCCtcgagcatgccgctgaggGCCTCGGAGAAGCGGACGGGGCAGGTCAGATTCTCAACCCAGTACGAAGCAGTACACTTGTAGCCCTCGACACGCTTGCCAAATAGAGAAGAGTGGAATTGCACGTCCGTGTTCCTCGGCTTGGAAAGGTGCTCAATCGAATCGCGGTACTCATCGGCCACGAGGTTCATGTGGTGCGAGTGGTAGGCAACGTCAACCTGCAGCTTGCGGCGGAACATTTCAGGCTGCTCCTCCTCGATGACGCGCTCGAGGTCATTCAGGACCGAGGCATCACCAGAGATGGTCAGACTGGAAGGACTGTTGAAGCAGGCGATGCGAACCTCTTGCTGTTTGCGCTTGACAGCATCGATCATGGGCTGCATATCGGATTCGGACCCACCGACGGCCATCATACCACCGGCAAGGTCGGGGTGCCGGGACTTGAGCACGGGAATCAGCCGACCCCTGTGGTAAGCGATGGCGACGGCCGAGTCAAAGTTGATGATGCCGGCGGCATAGGCGGCGCAAATCTCACCAGACGAGTGGCCGGCAACGGCGACGGGTACCACGCCCCAGGATTTGAGAAGGTCCGTGATGGCCAACTGCACGGCTGTGCATGCGGGCTGACTGATGTGTGCCTCGGACACCTTGGAAGTCTTGCCATCTTTGCTCAGCTCCTCCAGCAACGACCATGTAGCACCGAGCTCCTTGAGTTTAGCATCGGCACGGTCCATGGCGGCCGCATAGACCGGGTAAGAGTCATAGAGCTCACGGCCCATACCGTGCCACTGAGCGCCTTGACCTGTAAACACGAATCCTATCCTGGGGGCCTCTGGCTGCATCTTGGCCGATACAACCTTGCCCGAGTTTAGCGTATCAACAAGCTCGAATGAGGTTGACACGGGAACCGCAAGCCTCCATTGCAGATGCGAGCGCCTTTGGCCAAGGGTGTAAGCGACGTTTCTCATCAAGTCGGCCTGGAAGACTTCGGGCCGTTGCTCCAGGTAGATGACCAGCTTCTTCATGACACCGGCGAGGGAATCTTTGTCGTTGGCCGTAAGAAcaatcagcttcttggtcTGCTTGGGTTTTCGCGAGTCATTATTTTGAAGCTGTGCTGCAACTGTAGTATCGGCGGTGAAAGGAGCCTTGGCGAGGACGACGTGGGCATTGGTACCACCAAAACCAAAGTTGTTGACCGAGATGTATTTCTTGCCACGGGGCCAAGGCCTTTGGCTTCTAGCCACCGTCATGTGCCATTGCTTCCAGGGAATCTTTGGGTTTGGCTTTTTGAAGTCGTGGTTGGGAAGAATGAAACCACGCTCAAGCATGAGTGCAGCCTTGATGACACCAGCCAAACCTGATGCAGCCTCCAAATGGCCAATGTTCGATTTGACCGATCCGATAAAGAGTGGATCAGCTGCCGTCCTGCCCTGACCGAGAGCGTTGTGTAGAGCGGTGGCCTCGATCGGATCACCGACCTTGGTACCGGTACCGTGGGCCTCGACGTAGCCACAGTCCATAGGGTCTAGACCAAAGTTGTTGTAAACCTGGTTGATAAGTTTCTCTGCACGATGTTAGCTCCTTGAACTTCTCCAGATCGATGCCGTGCAACATACCTTGTGCCTCGCCACTGGGCATGGTGATACCAGGCGTCTTGCCGTCTTGGTTGATACCAGTACCCATGATAACAGCCCGGATGGTATCATTATCCCGCACAGCCTGGTCTAGAGGCTTCAGAATAATAATGCCACATCCTTCACCACGCCCGAAACCCGTTCCACGCTCGTCAAAAGCGATCGAACGACCAGTGTCCGAAAGCAATCGACATGTAGAGAATGAAACAAAGAACTCGGGCAGCATGTTCAAATGACAGCTACCAACGATGGCGGATGAGGATTCGCCAGACCGTAAACTCTGGCAAGCAAGATGTAGAGCCACCAAACTGGCGGAGCATGCGGTATCGGCGGTGAAGCTGGGGCCTCGGAGATCGAAAAAGTGGGATAGCCTGTTGGACTGCATAGCATGTGCGCAGCCTGATTCGTTAGCAGAAGCCAAGAATAGCAAACACAAACAAGCTT
The Pyricularia oryzae 70-15 chromosome 1, whole genome shotgun sequence DNA segment above includes these coding regions:
- a CDS encoding fatty acid synthase S-acetyltransferase, variant, whose protein sequence is MGTGINQDGKTPGITMPSGEAQEKLINQVYNNFGLDPMDCGYVEAHGTGTKVGDPIEATALHNALGQGRTAADPLFIGSVKSNIGHLEAASGLAGVIKAALMLERGFILPNHDFKKPNPKIPWKQWHMTVARSQRPWPRGKKYISVNNFGFGGTNAHVVLAKAPFTADTTVAAQLQNNDSRKPKQTKKLIVLTANDKDSLAGVMKKLVIYLEQRPEVFQADLMRNVAYTLGQRRSHLQWRLAVPVSTSFELVDTLNSGKVVSAKMQPEAPRIGFVFTGQGAQWHGMGRELYDSYPVYAAAMDRADAKLKELGATWSLLEELSKDGKTSKVSEAHISQPACTAVQLAITDLLKSWGVVPVAVAGHSSGEICAAYAAGIINFDSAVAIAYHRGRLIPVLKSRHPDLAGGMMAVGGSESDMQPMIDAVKRKQQEVRIACFNSPSSLTISGDASVLNDLERVIEEEQPEMFRRKLQVDVAYHSHHMNLVADEYRDSIEHLSKPRNTDVQFHSSLFGKRVEGYKCTASYWVENLTCPVRFSEALSGMLEAKPEDGVSTLIEIGPHSALQGPIKQILAAAGRPKLPYASALVRNKDAVDTALDLAGNLFMKGAFLNMDAVNFPSHLHAPATSTIPLNLHTSAAKQPTLLTDLPRYVWNHSSKYWHESRMTEMHKFRKFPRNDLIGVEAIYSTDVEPTWRNIVALDDLPWLRHHRIQSLTIFPFSGFVAMALEAAAQQALKREAKYDRFELRRVVVSKPLAMGDGDVEMDISLRPHSDSQKHQAGWRQFRIASWTKNGGWAEHCTGEVAALSDDDNEVDGERQKQAIRRRVEAASTMGEDAVDVAEVDMYNCLEDLGVTFGAAFQGVKACKASNTKASADIVATDIAVDMPNHYMTESVLHPSVLESLVQMYWPILGAGRTSPDTVYLPSSVGKVSISREVTAHTNAPGKTIRAFGKAEFAQPCEEPRATSVSVMATTQDGQLLVEIEDLKVAPIIDGEGETDSSTPRELCYKLEWEQVLKPALVNGTPADSNTLPEAEIVIVHGDTAFQHTLARALADIIEKATSTSPVAMGTLGHIETEGKVCIVLTEIDMPFLADPTEQQFEAVQKLIGSVQGLLWVVRGAYDKATSPDSNMVCGLSRSVRSETLLPFATLDLDSIEASTAHVSKSILDVFKIAFNGGLSATKEMEFMERGGKLFTPRILDDAETNAYVHKRTNPDILEKQPFAQEGRQLKMVGGKTLHFVDATIDTLGADEVEIEVKAVGVNASDAQQLAKSTAESPAPVGSEAAGIVTRVGANVTSVKKGDRVAALTLSSGAYSTVTRASAANTIPIPQAMDFSQAATLPFAYVTAHHALEQARLSSGQSVLIHSAASAVGQAAVCLAQLRDAEVFVTVSSAAEKKLIMTKFSVSEDRIFYNRGVGFGSAIREATAGEGVDVVISIRSDAEVVRESWDCLDRFGCLVNVSEGSSRLDLSTDGRPSNASFVNVDIQCLAAERPAILKRLVDSVAKLVGQGQATPVEATVFAVSEVQDALKSASKTSCGKSVVVLGADDMVMATPSKVTKKILRSDGTYLLIGGTGGLGRSMAKWMVDNGAGNVVLLSRSGSATGQVKQLIDAASEAGSQVIVKRCDVANKASVDELFKGLSDLPPVRGIVHGAMVLRDVLFEKMAYTDYTTVIESKVAGAWNFHHALAANSCPVDFFIAISSAAGAVGNRGQAAYAAANTFLNALVQHRLAAGLPAASLDLTAVSDAGYLADGDAERAAEVAKNLGADSTICEAEVLALIGACIEGKTNVCNGHVITGMRIPPTPTKPFWATDAKFKTLRLTAEAAELAANGGDSATASLSPGAAVKAATSLAEAEEAVCAGLVDKISSVLMMEADEIDVTRSLTHYPLDSLVAIEIRNFITREFEANMQVLELLSSGSVQTLTKAVCKKSKLCVGLS
- a CDS encoding fatty acid synthase S-acetyltransferase, producing the protein MAPSRLYNFSSSGTSPTSSSAFTVPSVANSETDSAADMHPPMNGHRQFDGFSDPGMTPRAPMPIAIVGMACRMPGSVATPAEFWELCSRARSGYTKVPKERFNHDLFYHPNPGKTGAYHAQGGNFLDVDLAAFDAPFFGLTEKEAISMDPQQRLLLECTFEALENAGVPKHSIVGKDVGVFVGGSFAEYESHLFRDSDTIPMHQATDQAVRDNDTIRAVIMGTGINQDGKTPGITMPSGEAQEKLINQVYNNFGLDPMDCGYVEAHGTGTKVGDPIEATALHNALGQGRTAADPLFIGSVKSNIGHLEAASGLAGVIKAALMLERGFILPNHDFKKPNPKIPWKQWHMTVARSQRPWPRGKKYISVNNFGFGGTNAHVVLAKAPFTADTTVAAQLQNNDSRKPKQTKKLIVLTANDKDSLAGVMKKLVIYLEQRPEVFQADLMRNVAYTLGQRRSHLQWRLAVPVSTSFELVDTLNSGKVVSAKMQPEAPRIGFVFTGQGAQWHGMGRELYDSYPVYAAAMDRADAKLKELGATWSLLEELSKDGKTSKVSEAHISQPACTAVQLAITDLLKSWGVVPVAVAGHSSGEICAAYAAGIINFDSAVAIAYHRGRLIPVLKSRHPDLAGGMMAVGGSESDMQPMIDAVKRKQQEVRIACFNSPSSLTISGDASVLNDLERVIEEEQPEMFRRKLQVDVAYHSHHMNLVADEYRDSIEHLSKPRNTDVQFHSSLFGKRVEGYKCTASYWVENLTCPVRFSEALSGMLEAKPEDGVSTLIEIGPHSALQGPIKQILAAAGRPKLPYASALVRNKDAVDTALDLAGNLFMKGAFLNMDAVNFPSHLHAPATSTIPLNLHTSAAKQPTLLTDLPRYVWNHSSKYWHESRMTEMHKFRKFPRNDLIGVEAIYSTDVEPTWRNIVALDDLPWLRHHRIQSLTIFPFSGFVAMALEAAAQQALKREAKYDRFELRRVVVSKPLAMGDGDVEMDISLRPHSDSQKHQAGWRQFRIASWTKNGGWAEHCTGEVAALSDDDNEVDGERQKQAIRRRVEAASTMGEDAVDVAEVDMYNCLEDLGVTFGAAFQGVKACKASNTKASADIVATDIAVDMPNHYMTESVLHPSVLESLVQMYWPILGAGRTSPDTVYLPSSVGKVSISREVTAHTNAPGKTIRAFGKAEFAQPCEEPRATSVSVMATTQDGQLLVEIEDLKVAPIIDGEGETDSSTPRELCYKLEWEQVLKPALVNGTPADSNTLPEAEIVIVHGDTAFQHTLARALADIIEKATSTSPVAMGTLGHIETEGKVCIVLTEIDMPFLADPTEQQFEAVQKLIGSVQGLLWVVRGAYDKATSPDSNMVCGLSRSVRSETLLPFATLDLDSIEASTAHVSKSILDVFKIAFNGGLSATKEMEFMERGGKLFTPRILDDAETNAYVHKRTNPDILEKQPFAQEGRQLKMVGGKTLHFVDATIDTLGADEVEIEVKAVGVNASDAQQLAKSTAESPAPVGSEAAGIVTRVGANVTSVKKGDRVAALTLSSGAYSTVTRASAANTIPIPQAMDFSQAATLPFAYVTAHHALEQARLSSGQSVLIHSAASAVGQAAVCLAQLRDAEVFVTVSSAAEKKLIMTKFSVSEDRIFYNRGVGFGSAIREATAGEGVDVVISIRSDAEVVRESWDCLDRFGCLVNVSEGSSRLDLSTDGRPSNASFVNVDIQCLAAERPAILKRLVDSVAKLVGQGQATPVEATVFAVSEVQDALKSASKTSCGKSVVVLGADDMVMATPSKVTKKILRSDGTYLLIGGTGGLGRSMAKWMVDNGAGNVVLLSRSGSATGQVKQLIDAASEAGSQVIVKRCDVANKASVDELFKGLSDLPPVRGIVHGAMVLRDVLFEKMAYTDYTTVIESKVAGAWNFHHALAANSCPVDFFIAISSAAGAVGNRGQAAYAAANTFLNALVQHRLAAGLPAASLDLTAVSDAGYLADGDAERAAEVAKNLGADSTICEAEVLALIGACIEGKTNVCNGHVITGMRIPPTPTKPFWATDAKFKTLRLTAEAAELAANGGDSATASLSPGAAVKAATSLAEAEEAVCAGLVDKISSVLMMEADEIDVTRSLTHYPLDSLVAIEIRNFITREFEANMQVLELLSSGSVQTLTKAVCKKSKLCVGLS